One Polaribacter reichenbachii genomic window, GGGAAAATGTTTTTCAAGGTAAAATTATTGAAGTACATATTGGTACTTTAACTTCAGATCAAGCATTTACATTTACAGATTGGACTGCTGAAATGAAAGCAAAAGCATCTATTTGTATTTCTGAGGATGAAACTTTAATAGAATCATTAGAAATCTCTAGAGATCGTATTCAAATTATGATTGACAAGGGAATGGATAATCCTAAGCAAGATTTAAAAGGTTTAGTTGATAAAGCTAATACACGTATTATAGAAATTAAAACGGGTACAAAATCAGCATTAAAGCCAGATGCAGATGCTAAATATTATCAAGAAGTTGTTATTGACTTAGACAAGATTATTGAGCCAATGATTGCTGATCCAGATGTATATAATGAAGATGTTTCTAAACGTTACACTCACGATTGTATAAATCCATTATCTTTTTATGGAGGAGTTAAAAAAGTAGATTTAGGATTTATAGGATCTTGTATGATTCATAAAGGAGATATGCAAATTTTAGCTCAAATGTTAAAAAATATTGAAAAACAACAAGGTAAAGTTGTTTTTAATGCACCTTTAGTAGTTGCACCACCAACATATAATATTGTTGATGAGTTAAAAGCAGAAGGAGATTGGGATGTTTTAGTAAAATACTCAGGTTTTGAATTTGATGATAGTGCTCCAAAAGGTTTAGCACGTACAAAGTATGAGAATATGTTATACTTAGAGCGTCCTGGATGCAACTTATGTATGGGTAATCAAGAAAAAGCTGAAGCAGGAGATACTGTAATGGCTACTTCTACACGTTTATTCCAAGGAAGAGTTGTAAGAGATACTGATGAGAAAAAAGGAGAATCTTTATTATCTTCTACACCAGTAGTAGTATTATCTACAATATTAGGAAGAACTCCTACTATTGAAGAATATCAAGCTGCTGTAGACGGAATTGTTCTAACGAAGTTTAAGCCTTCTACTAAACAATTAGTAAACTAATAAGTAAGATTTTAAACTTAAATATTTTAAAAGCCTAAATCATCGATTTAGGCTTTTTTTTTGCATAAACCATTCCTATATTATAATCATTCTATTTTATACCTATCTTTTTTATAAAAACTCAATATTTTGTATCTTAGATTTTTAACAAACACAAAAACAAGAAATCTTATGGCATTTGATATTGATATGATTAAGCAGGTCTATGAAAGTATGACTGAAAGAGTTGATGCAGCTCGTAAAATTACTGGCAAACCATTAACCTTGTCAGAAAAGATCTTATATTCTCATTTATGGGAAGGTATGCCTACAAGTGCATTTACAAGGGGTAAAGATTATGTAGATTTTGCTCCAGATAGAATTGCTTGCCAAGATGCAACAGCACAAATGGCTTTGTTACAATTTATGCAAGCAGGTAAACCAAAAGTAGCTGTGCCAACAACTGTACATTGTGATCACTTAATTCAAGCAAAAGAAGGAGCAGCAAAAGATTTAAAACACGCAAATAGTACAAGTAGTGAAGTGTTTAATTTCTTAGAATCAGTTTCTAATAAATACGGAATTGGTTTTTGGAAACCAGGTGCAGGTATTATTCATCAAGTTGTTCTAGAAAACTATGCCTTTCCTGGAGGAATGATGATTGGTACAGATTCACATACTGTAAATGCTGGTGGTTTAGGAATGGTGGCTATTGGCGTTGGTGGTGCAGATGCTGTAGATGTTATGGCTGGTATGGCTTGGGAATTAAAATTCCCAAAATTAATTGGTGTAAAATTAACAGGTAAACTGTCTGGATGGACCGCTCCAAAAGATGTAATTCTTAAAGTTGCAGACATTTTAACGGTAAAAGGTGGTACAGGTGCAATTGTAGAATATTTTGGACCTGGTGCAACATCAATGTCTTGTACAGGTAAAGGTACAATTTGTAATATGGGAGCAGAAATTGGTGCAACAACATCAACCTTTGGTTATGATGATTCTATGGAACGTTACTTACGTGCAACTGATAGAGCAGATGTTGCTGATGCTGCAAATACAATAAAAGATTATTTAACTGCAGATGCAGAAGTTTATGAAAGCCCAGAAGAATATTTTGATCAGGTTATCGAAATTAATTTATCAGAATTAGGGCCATTATTAAACGGACCTTTTACACCAGATTTATCTACAACAGTGGGTTCTGCTATGACAAAAAAAGCAAATGCTAATGATTGGCCTTTAACTGTAGAATGGGGATTAATTGGTTCTTGTACAAATTCATCTTACGAAGATTTATCAAGAGCATCATCCATAGCACAACAAGCCATTGATAAAGGTTTAAAAACAAAAGCTGAATTTGGTATTAATCCAGGTTCTGAACAAGTAAGATATACTGCAGAGAGAGACGGAATTCTTCAAATTTTTGAGAATTTGGATGCAAAAATTTTTACGAATGCTTGTGGACCTTGTATTGGTCAATGGGCAAGATATTCAGATCCTAAAAATGCACCTAAAAATAGTATTGTGCATTCATTTAATAGAAACTTTGCGAAAAGAGCAGATGGTAATCCTAATACACACGCTTTTGTTGCATCACCAGAAATTACAGCAGCAATTGCAATAGCAGGCCGTTTAGATTTTAATCCGTTAAAAGATAAATTGATTAATGAAGATGGTGAAGAAGTTATGTTTGATGAACCTACTGGATGGGAACTACCACCAAAAGGTTTTGAGGTAAAAGAAAATGGTTATTTAGCGCCAGATAAAGATGGAAGTGGAGTAGTAGTTTCTGTTAAAGATGATTCTGAAAGACTACAATTATTAACACCTTTTACACCTTTAGGAGATTCTATTACAGGTGCTAAATTGTTAATTAAAGCTTTTGGGAAATGTACAACAGATCATATTTCTATGGCTGGACCTTGGTTACGTTTTAGAGGTCATTTAGATAATATTGCTAATAATACGTTAATTGGTGCTGTGAACGCGTACAACAAAAAAACAAACTTTGTTAAAAATCAATTAACAGGTGAGTATGATGCAGTGCCGGCTGTACAAAGAGAATACAAAAAAGCCGGAATTAAAACAATAGTTGTTGGTGATCATAATTATGGTGAAGGTTCTTCTAGAGAGCACGCAGCTATGCAACCAAGACATTTAGGTGTTGCCGCTGTAATTGTAAAATCTTTTGCAAGAATACACGAAACAAACCTTAAAAAACAAGGTATGTTAGGTTTAACTTTTGATAATGAAGCTGATTACGATTTAATTTTAGAAGATGATACATTCAACTTTACAGATTTAAATGAATTTGCTCCAGACAAACAATTAACTTTAGAAATTGTTCATACAGATGGAAGTACAGATACTATTAAATTGAATCATACTTACAACAAAGCTCAAATTGATTGGTATAAAGAAGGTTCTGCATTAAACTTAATTAAAAAGCAAAACGCATAAATTATACTTAAAAGTAGATATTTATTTAACTCTTGAAGAAATTCAAGAGTTTTTTTGTAAGTATTTGTTAGTTTTTAAGACTTTTTTAACAATCACCTAAAAGTTTTAAATATGAATAATCTATGGTTTTTTGATAATGTTAATTTATTCAATCTTCTATGTCCGCATAAGTTTAAAGACTATAAAGCATGCCATAATTTTGATCTTTATAAAAAAAGCGATTATGTTTATTTTGAACAAGATGCTGCAAATAAAATTTATTTAATCGAAAATGGTAAAATAAAAATTGGTTATTATACTGAACAAGGAACAGAGGTTGTTAAAGCTATTTTATCTAAAGGAGAATTATTTGGCGAAAAAGCAATTTTAGGTGAAGAAAAAAGAAATGAATTTGCTCAATCTATAGATAATACAACTTCAATATGTCCTGTAGGTATAGATACCATGCACGATTTAATGCGTGATAATAGAACATTCAGTTTAAAAATATATAAATTTTTAGGTTTGCGTATTAAAAAGTTAGAAAGAAGGTTACAATTAATTTTATTTAAAGACACTAAAACTCGTTTTTTAGAATTTATGAAAGAATTGTGTGAGGATTATGGTTACGATTGCGATAAATCTGGAGACAAAGTTATTCAACATCCTTATACACAGAAAGATATTGCCTCGTTAATTGGTACATCAAGATCAAATTTAAATGTGTTGATGAATGAGTTAAAAGAGGAAAACATCATTAAATTTAATAGAAAAGAAATAAGATTATTACATAAAATGGCGAAAACGTTCGCTAGCTAACATTTTAAGAGAATTCATCAATTTAATTTTGTTGTTATTAATATAAAACAATAAAAAGATGAAAAAAATATTAAAATTAGTTTACGTATGTGCAGTGTTATTTTTTCTTGCTTCGTGCGATGATGAAAATGAAATTATACCAACTACAGGAAATTTAACTATAGACTTAACAGGTTTAGAAGAATTAGGAACAGACTATGTTTATGAAGGTTGGTTAATTGTTAACGGAACTCCTGTAAGCACTGGTACTTTTACAAGTATTGTTTTTCCGCAAACTTTTACAGTTGGTATAGATAATTTAAATACTGCTACACAATTTGTACTATCTATAGAACCTGAAGGTGAAACAGGTACAGCAGCAGCAACCCCAGCAGCAACTAAATTATTAGCAGGTGATTTTTCTGGTAATTCTGCAAATGTAACATCAACAGGAATTGTAGGAGATTTTTCTAATTCTTGGGGAAAATATATTTTAGCAACTCCAACAGATGATGATAATTCTAATGAAGAAAGTGGTATTTGGTTTTTAGATAATTCATCAGGTAATGCAGAAGTTGGTTTAAGTTTACCAACTTTAACTGATGGATGGAAATATGAAGGTTGGGTAGTTTTAAACGGAACTCCGGTAAGTACAGGTACATTTTTAGATCCTGCAAGTGCAGATGATAATGCTGCAACTTCGCCTTATAAAGGTAGTTTAAACAATGGTCCTGCTTTTCCAGGAGAAGATTATGTAATGGGTTCTGCTGCTGGTGTAGATTTTCCTACGGATTTAAAAGATGCAACTATCGTAATATCTGTAGAACCTTATCCAGATAATAGTGCTGCGCCTTTTACATTAAAACCTTTGGCAAATGTAGTTCCAGCATCAGCAATGAATCACAGTGTTTTAAGTTTAGAAGCTGGACCTATATCAGTTTTAACAGGTACAGTTTCAAGATAAATCTAATAATAAATCAATATTTTCAAAAGGAAGCTAATCAGCTTCCTTTTTTTGTGTTTTTAAAGCAAATAATCCTAAAATAGGACCTAAGGCTAAAATCATAAAAATATAATTTGAATTTGTTATTGCTTTTAAACTATCAATAGAAAGAATACTGATGATTGTTATAGAATAACCAATACAATTTACAATGGTTAAGGCTGTCCCTTTGTCTTTTACAGGGGCATTTTGTGCGACTAAAGTTGAAAACAAAGGAGAATCTGCGATAACAACCATTCCCCAAAAAATTAAAAAGCCGATAAATAGATATTCATTTGAAACTTGAAAAGCAAAAGGAGAAATTAAACAACAAAAACAAGAAATTAATAGGAAGTTAAAAGCAGTTTTTTGAACTCCTATTTTTTCTGATATATAACCTCCGAAAACACAAGAAAACCCTCCAAAAGCTATAATTATAAAAGATAAAATAGGAATATTAAATTTTATTTCTGGATGCAAATCTTTATAAATACTTAATAAAACAGGTACAAAAGCCCAAAATGTATACAATTCCCACATATGACCAAAATAACCAAATGCTGCTTTTTTAAAATTATCATTTTTAAAAACTGTATAACAAGCTGATAAATTTAAAGTTTTACTGGCTTTTCTGTAAGGGCCATTTTTAACAAATAAAAGCATAATTAACCCTCCAAAACTTGCTAATGCAGATGTAGAGATTAAAACAATTTTCCAAGAATAATCAACCAAAACATCTTTTAATAAATGAGGTAGAGCAGTACCTATAACTAAAGCTCCAACTAAATATCCCAGAGATTTTCCTAAACCTTTGTTGTAATAATCTGTAGCAATTTTCATACCAACAGGATATATCCCTGCTAAGAAAAACCCTGTAAAAAAACGTAAACTCATTAAACTAAATAAAGTTTGATTATTTAAAATACAAGCAAAGTTAAAAACAGATCCTAAAATTGCACTGAAAAAAAAAACTTTAGAAGGCGAAAAACGATCTGCAATTGTAAATAACGCAAAGAGTAAAGTACCACCAATAAAGCCAAATTGAACAGCAGATGTTAAATAACCTAATGCGTTTTCTTGTAAATTAAATGTTTCTACAAGGCTATTCATTACTGCATTACCTGCAAACCATAAAGAGGTACAGCAAAATTGAGAAATTACAATAACAAATAAAATGTGTTTTGGTATTTTCATTAAACCTTTTATTTTAAGAGTTCTAATGTACTAAGATGTAAATCTTCTTTATCAAATGAATAAATAGGGTCTCTTTCATATACAGATATTTTTTTTATGCTTTGTACGCTAAAAAAAAGAGTACCAGATTCATCATCATCTTTATATAATTGAAATTTATCATTATCATTAAAATATCTAATTTCACTTACTTTAAAAATATCATTTATATTTTTGGTCTCTAAATTATCTAATATAGATTTATTAATTTTTCCATATAAATAGCTCAGAGTAGTATCTTTTTTCATAATGGTTTCAAGCTCAATGTAAACCCAAGAAGTTTCTTTTTTTGTAGGTGTTGTTCTTTTTATTAATTCGCCACAAGAACTTAAAAATAATATTATAGAAAAGATTATAAAATAAATTTTTCTGATATTCATTGTTATATTTTTACAACTAATATAACTTAAAATTAAATATGGTCTCCTAAAAACTTTTGGAATTTAGAAGGGTTTCCATCAGCATAAATCATACCTGCATCTGAAATGTCTGCTTTTTTTTCTTTATGTTTTTTAATAGACTTCCAAATCCAAGCAATATTATTATTTTTATGATCTCTTAACCAGTTCCAAACTGTCCAATCGTGGTTAGAACTCCAACCATCATTGGGTAAATTCTTTTTATTTTGATCTTTTATCCTCTTAAATTTTATACGATTTCCACTTAAATTTAAAACTTGATCTAATTTACGATAGTAAAGAAATGGCAAGTTTATTAAATATTTCTATAAGTAGTGTGCACACTTCTAGACACAGAATTCGTAAAAAATGTAACTTCATAGAGATGAATATTAACTCAATAATATATAAATTCAAATATCAATTGTATATTTGGTTTAATGAAAAAAGTTAAAATTATAGAATGTCCAAGAGATGCAATGCAAGGTATAAAATCGCATTTTATTTCAACAGAAAAAAAGGCATTGTATATCAATTCTTTATTAAAAGTTGGTTTCGATACAATTGATTTTGGCAGTTTTGTATCGCCAAAGGCAATTCCGCAAATGCGTGATACAGCAGCAGTTTTATCAAAATTAGACTTATCAAAAACGAATAGTAAACTATTAGCTATTATTGCTAATGTTAGAGGTGCAAATGATGCTTCTAAATTCGAAGAAATCGATTATTTAGGCTATCCTTTTTCTATATCAGAAAATTTTCAAATGCGAAATACGCACAAAACAATTGATGAATCTATAGCAACTTTAAACGAAATTTTAAATATCGCAGATAAATCGAATAAAGAAGTTGTTGCATACTTATCTATGGGGTTTGGTAATCCTTATGGAGATCCTTGGAATGTAGAAATAGTAGGAGAGTGGACAGAAAAATTGTCTAAAATGGGTGTGAAAATTTTATCACTCTCGGATACAATTGGTAGCTCAACTCCAGATGTAATAGATTATTTGTTCTCTAATTTAATTAAAGAGTATCCTGAAATAGAATTTGGTGCGCATTTGCATACAACTCCAGACAAATGGTTCGAAAAAGTTAATGCGGCTTATAAAGCTGGTTGTTTACGTTTTGATGGTGCAATGAAAGGTTATGGAGGTTGCCCAATGGCTAAAGATGAATTAACAGGGAATATGCCAACTGAAAAATTATTGAGCTATTTTACTGCAGAAAAAGCTGATACAAATATAAGACCAATGAGTTTTGAAAGTGCTTATAATAAGGCATTGGAAGTTTTTAAACATTAATAATAAACATTTTTGAGGATGAAAATCTTTTAATTATAAAAAGGTAAATATTTAAATAGCTTCTATTTTTTGTATTCTAAAGCAACTTTATAAAAAAAGGACATAAAAAAAGCCTTACAATTAAAGTAAGGCTTTTTTTATTTTTATAAGATTCTATCTTTCTCTACGTCTTCGACCAAAACCTCCAGATTTTCTATCGCCTGAATTTTTAGGTCTGTCAGAAGAACGCCTGTCAGTTCTTTTTCTTCCTCCATCATCACTACTTCCTCTAGATGAATTTTCAGAACTTCTTCTTCTTCCAAAACCACCATCTTTTTTACCAAAAGGTTTTTTACCACCTCTTCTTCCTCCACCTGAACGTTCTTTTTTCGTAATTTCTACGTTAACAGAGCGTCCATCAAAATCTGGTTGATTACTAGAAAATGCTTCTAATGTTTTGTCTTCGAAGTTTTTATCAATCTCAAAGAAAGAGAAGGTATCTAAAATATCTATTGCACCAATTTCAATTTTATCACCAATTTCTTGGTCATTGATTAAACCGATTAATTTTGCAGGGTTTAAGCTGTCTTTTCTACCAATATTGATAAAAAAGCGAGTCATATTATCTGCAGTAGATCTTTTTCTTGAAGTTTCTCTACCTAAATCATTTAAATCTTTAGCGTTTTCGTAATACGCTAACATTGAGTTAAATTCTAAAGAAACGAATTTTTGGATTAATTCTTCTCTATCTAAATCAGCTAATTTATCATAAATACTAGGTAAAAATTCATTGATTTCAGATTCGTTAACTTCAGTTTTTTGAACCTTATCAATTAAATTCATTAATTGATTTTGTACAATTTCTTTACCTGTAGGTACTTTACCTTCTACAAATTTCTTTTTAATGATTCTTTCAATAACACGTAGTTTCCCTTTTTCTTTTCCGTTAACTAATACTATTGATATACCTTTATTACCAGCTCTACCAGTTCTACCACTTCTGTGTGTGTAGTTTTCTATTTGATCTGGTAATTTATGATTGATTACGTGCGTTAATTCGGTTACATCTAAACCACGGGCAGCAACATCTGTAGCTACTAAAATCTGAATTGTTTTTTTACGGAATTTCCCCATTACAGAATCTCTCTGTGCTTGAGATAGATCTCCATGTAAAGAATCTGCGTTATAACCGTCTTTTATTAAATTGTCTGCAACTTCTTGTGTTTCTCTACGAGTTCTACAAAAGATAATTGCATAAATATCTGGATTTAAATCTGCTATTCTTTTTAAAGCTGGGTAACGAGTTCTTTCTGTAACTGCATAGTATTCGTGCTCTACATTCTCTGAACCAGAATTTTTTTCACCAGAAGTAACTTCAACTGGTTTTGTCATATAGTTTCTTGCAATTGCTTCTACTTCTCTAGGAAATGTTGCAGAAAATAATAAGGTTTGTTTTGTTTCTGGGGTTGCTTCTAGAACTTTATCTAATTCTTCTTTAAAACCCATATTTAACATTTCATCAGCTTCATCTAAAACAAGCCACTGAACGTTTCCTAATTTTAAAGCTCTTCTGTTAATTAAATCTACAGTTCTACCTGGAGTACCAACTACAATTTGAGATCCTTTTTTTAAAGAACGAATCTGCTCTTCCATACTAGAACCACCATAAACAGTAGTTACTTTAACGTTTTTCTGGTATTTAGAAAAATCTTTAATGTTGTTACCAATTTGCACTGCTAATTCTCTCGTTGGTGATAAAATAATAGCTTGAACATTGCTATTGTTTTCATCTAAAAGTTCTAAAATTGGTAAACTAAAGGCAGCAGTTTTACCTGTACCAGTTTGTGCAAAAGCCTTTAAATCGTCTGTAGATGCAATTATTTGAGGTATTGCTTTTTCTTGAATAACAGTAGGTTTTTCGTAACCTAAATCTATTAATGCTTTACTTATAGGCTCTTTTAAGCCTAATTCTAAAAATGTTGACATGTCTGTGTTTTTGTAGATTCACAGAACGCCCACCTGTAAATCAAATTATAAATTATCGACTTGATTTTTTATTGAGTTGTACTCAAAATTAAAATCGTGCAAAGATACTGTAATTTAAATAGATAACTAATATTTAATTGATTAATTAGTTTTTACTTAATTCTTCTAGGTAAGGATTAAGGTTTTTAGAAGCTATAGAACCATAGCCATTAATAACTTTACCGCGTTTATTGATTAAAATAGAACGAGGCATTTTACTTGTTAAAAATTGATGAGCTTCGCTACTTTTATCCAGATAAAATTGGTTTTTTATATCTAATTTCTGAATTCTTTCTCCTTTATTACCATCAATCATTACCTGTATAAATTGAATATTTGGGTAATTTTTAGACAAAAATATTATTCTAGTTTCTATATATGACCTTGAAACATACTCAGGACTCCAAAAGAATAATAAAGTATTTTTGCCTTTAATAATATCATAAACTTTATGCTTAGCATCAGAATAATTGGTAATATTAAAATTAGGCAATTGATCGTTTGCTGTAATTAATTTTGTGTCGTTTACTAAATTTTTTAGCAACATTTTATCTTCATCATTTGTACTTAATTTAAAATAAGTATCAAAAGCTTTGGCATTAATATCGCAACTCGATTTATTGTAAAAATGACTAATAATTGTTTGCCTTAAAAATGCGTTTTTAGATCTACTTGTAATAATTTCCTTATCAATTATATTTAATAAATCTACTGTAAACTCAGAAGAATACTTATTTTTCATTGGTGGATGACCCAAGGCATAGGTTTTATTATATAAATAATTTCTAATATATCTAGAATAAGGTGGATAATACATTAAAGAATCTTTATTGATAGAAATATTGTTTCTATAATTATAAAAATTACTGCTTAAACTAGGGAAATTTCCATCCGTAGTATATTTAGTATGCATTAAAGGATATCTTTCAATTCTAGAATAAATAGGAAAAGTTAATGCTGTTTTTAAGGCTTGTTTAAAACCAATTGTTTCTTTCGGGTGCTGATCTATATACTCATTAAATCGGTTTAATTTTATATTGATTACAGAATCTGCTTTTTGTTTAAATTCAGTTGGTGAAAGTCTGTTATATTTGTAAAATAAATTTTGATCATTTTCACCTTCTAAAAAACAGTCAATCAGTACATTATTTCTTTCAGCTCCTTTACCTGCAAAGACCAAAGATTCATCAAAATCCCAAGTGTTTAAGCGAATCATAACACTATCAGCAACTTCTAAATAAATATGCTGTTTTTCGTTACCGTGATAAAAATAATACAAACCTTCGTTTGCATTTTTTATCTCACCAATAAATTTGTTTTTAGAATCTAAAAGAAAAGTGTCGATAACTTTATCCATAGAATGTAAGACAATATGATTGGTTTTAGGATTTATAATTTTACCACCAAAATATGTAGTTGTGCTTTTTTTGTCTGAATTACAGCTAAATAGGGTGATTAAATATGAAATTTGTAGTAAAAGGATTATCTTTTTTGTCATATATTATTCTAGCAATTACGCTCAACAAATTTAACCATACATAAGTGTTGTGTCTGTTAATACGTTGTTAAAAATATTTACAATATATTAATATTAACTATTTCTGTTTTTTTAAGAAATGGGTTTAAATTCTAAGTAGTTAAGAAAAATCAATTTATTACTTTTGCAGAAATTTAAAATACAATTATGTTATCAGTTTCTAATCTATCAGTACAATTTGGAAAACGTATTTTGTTTGATGAAGTAAATACCAAATTTCAAACAGGTAACTGTTATGGAATTATTGGAGCAAATGGAGCAGGAAAATCTACTTTTTTAAAGATTCTTTCTGGTAAGCAAGATCCTACATCAGGTCAAGTACATTTAGAGCCAGGTAAAAGAATGTCTGTTTTATCTCAAAATCATAATGAGTTTGATGATTTTCCTGTTTTAGAAACAGTGGTTATGGGTAATAAAGAACTATTCGAAATTAAAAAACAAATAGACGCTTTATATGCTGATTATACTGATGAAAATGCAGAAAAAATTGGTGAGCTTCAAATTGTTTTCGAAGAAATGAATGGTTGGAATGCAGATTCTGATGCTGCAGCAATGCTATCTAACTTAGGTATATCTGAAGATTTACATTATACATTAATGAAAGATTTAGATGGTAAACAAAAAGTACGTGTATTAATTGCACAAGCACTTTTTGGTAATCCTGATGTGTTAATTATGGATGAGCCAACCAATGATTTAGATTTTGAAACAATTAATTGGTTAGAAAACTTTTTAGCAAATTATGATAATTGTGTAATTGTTGTTTCGCATGACAGACACTTTTTAGATGCCGTTTGTACTCATATTTCTGATATTGATTTTGGAAAAATTAACCATTATTCCGGTAATTATACATTTTGGTACGAATCTAGTCAGTTAGCAGCTAAACAAAGAGCTCAACAAAACAAAAAAGCAGAAGATAAAAAGAAAGAGTTAGAAGAATTTATTAGAAGATTTTCTGCTAACGTTGCAAAATCGAAGCAAGCTACTTCTCGTAAAAAAATGATTGAGAAATTAAACGTAGAAGATATAAAACCTTCTAGCAGACGTTACCCAGCTATTATTTTTGAAAGAGATCGAGAAGCAGGAGATCAAATATTAAATGTAGAAGGTTTAAGCAAAGAATTTGAAGGTGAAAAATTATTCGATAATGTTCACATTAATTTAAATAAAGGAGATAAAGTTGCTATAATTTCTAAAAACTCTAGAGCTGTAACCGCTTTTTACCAAATTATTAGTGGTAATTCTGAAGCTGATGGAGGTAAGTTTTCTTGGGGCGTTACTACTACCCAATCTTATTTGCCATTAGATAACTCGTCATTTTTTCAGAATGGGGAATTAAATTTAGTAGACTGGTTAAGACAATATGCACAAACAGAAGAAGAACGTGAAGAAGTTTTTTTAAGAGGATTTTTAGGAAAAATGATTTTTTCTGGTGAAGAAGCTTTAAAGAAAAGTAACGTTTTATCTGGTGGAGAAAAAGTACGTTGTATGTTATCTAGAATGATGATGAAAAGAGCAAATATTTTATTATTAGATGAGCCAACAAATCATTTAGATTTAGAATCGATTCAAGCCTTAAACAACTCTTTAATTAATTTTAAAGGTACTGTTTTATTATCTACTCACGATCATGAGTTTGCACAGACAGT contains:
- a CDS encoding hydroxymethylglutaryl-CoA lyase; the encoded protein is MKKVKIIECPRDAMQGIKSHFISTEKKALYINSLLKVGFDTIDFGSFVSPKAIPQMRDTAAVLSKLDLSKTNSKLLAIIANVRGANDASKFEEIDYLGYPFSISENFQMRNTHKTIDESIATLNEILNIADKSNKEVVAYLSMGFGNPYGDPWNVEIVGEWTEKLSKMGVKILSLSDTIGSSTPDVIDYLFSNLIKEYPEIEFGAHLHTTPDKWFEKVNAAYKAGCLRFDGAMKGYGGCPMAKDELTGNMPTEKLLSYFTAEKADTNIRPMSFESAYNKALEVFKH
- a CDS encoding anti-sigma factor, producing MKKILKLVYVCAVLFFLASCDDENEIIPTTGNLTIDLTGLEELGTDYVYEGWLIVNGTPVSTGTFTSIVFPQTFTVGIDNLNTATQFVLSIEPEGETGTAAATPAATKLLAGDFSGNSANVTSTGIVGDFSNSWGKYILATPTDDDNSNEESGIWFLDNSSGNAEVGLSLPTLTDGWKYEGWVVLNGTPVSTGTFLDPASADDNAATSPYKGSLNNGPAFPGEDYVMGSAAGVDFPTDLKDATIVISVEPYPDNSAAPFTLKPLANVVPASAMNHSVLSLEAGPISVLTGTVSR
- a CDS encoding aconitate hydratase, whose product is MAFDIDMIKQVYESMTERVDAARKITGKPLTLSEKILYSHLWEGMPTSAFTRGKDYVDFAPDRIACQDATAQMALLQFMQAGKPKVAVPTTVHCDHLIQAKEGAAKDLKHANSTSSEVFNFLESVSNKYGIGFWKPGAGIIHQVVLENYAFPGGMMIGTDSHTVNAGGLGMVAIGVGGADAVDVMAGMAWELKFPKLIGVKLTGKLSGWTAPKDVILKVADILTVKGGTGAIVEYFGPGATSMSCTGKGTICNMGAEIGATTSTFGYDDSMERYLRATDRADVADAANTIKDYLTADAEVYESPEEYFDQVIEINLSELGPLLNGPFTPDLSTTVGSAMTKKANANDWPLTVEWGLIGSCTNSSYEDLSRASSIAQQAIDKGLKTKAEFGINPGSEQVRYTAERDGILQIFENLDAKIFTNACGPCIGQWARYSDPKNAPKNSIVHSFNRNFAKRADGNPNTHAFVASPEITAAIAIAGRLDFNPLKDKLINEDGEEVMFDEPTGWELPPKGFEVKENGYLAPDKDGSGVVVSVKDDSERLQLLTPFTPLGDSITGAKLLIKAFGKCTTDHISMAGPWLRFRGHLDNIANNTLIGAVNAYNKKTNFVKNQLTGEYDAVPAVQREYKKAGIKTIVVGDHNYGEGSSREHAAMQPRHLGVAAVIVKSFARIHETNLKKQGMLGLTFDNEADYDLILEDDTFNFTDLNEFAPDKQLTLEIVHTDGSTDTIKLNHTYNKAQIDWYKEGSALNLIKKQNA
- a CDS encoding MFS transporter — protein: MKIPKHILFVIVISQFCCTSLWFAGNAVMNSLVETFNLQENALGYLTSAVQFGFIGGTLLFALFTIADRFSPSKVFFFSAILGSVFNFACILNNQTLFSLMSLRFFTGFFLAGIYPVGMKIATDYYNKGLGKSLGYLVGALVIGTALPHLLKDVLVDYSWKIVLISTSALASFGGLIMLLFVKNGPYRKASKTLNLSACYTVFKNDNFKKAAFGYFGHMWELYTFWAFVPVLLSIYKDLHPEIKFNIPILSFIIIAFGGFSCVFGGYISEKIGVQKTAFNFLLISCFCCLISPFAFQVSNEYLFIGFLIFWGMVVIADSPLFSTLVAQNAPVKDKGTALTIVNCIGYSITIISILSIDSLKAITNSNYIFMILALGPILGLFALKTQKKEAD
- a CDS encoding DEAD/DEAH box helicase produces the protein MSTFLELGLKEPISKALIDLGYEKPTVIQEKAIPQIIASTDDLKAFAQTGTGKTAAFSLPILELLDENNSNVQAIILSPTRELAVQIGNNIKDFSKYQKNVKVTTVYGGSSMEEQIRSLKKGSQIVVGTPGRTVDLINRRALKLGNVQWLVLDEADEMLNMGFKEELDKVLEATPETKQTLLFSATFPREVEAIARNYMTKPVEVTSGEKNSGSENVEHEYYAVTERTRYPALKRIADLNPDIYAIIFCRTRRETQEVADNLIKDGYNADSLHGDLSQAQRDSVMGKFRKKTIQILVATDVAARGLDVTELTHVINHKLPDQIENYTHRSGRTGRAGNKGISIVLVNGKEKGKLRVIERIIKKKFVEGKVPTGKEIVQNQLMNLIDKVQKTEVNESEINEFLPSIYDKLADLDREELIQKFVSLEFNSMLAYYENAKDLNDLGRETSRKRSTADNMTRFFINIGRKDSLNPAKLIGLINDQEIGDKIEIGAIDILDTFSFFEIDKNFEDKTLEAFSSNQPDFDGRSVNVEITKKERSGGGRRGGKKPFGKKDGGFGRRRSSENSSRGSSDDGGRKRTDRRSSDRPKNSGDRKSGGFGRRRRER
- a CDS encoding Crp/Fnr family transcriptional regulator; this translates as MNNLWFFDNVNLFNLLCPHKFKDYKACHNFDLYKKSDYVYFEQDAANKIYLIENGKIKIGYYTEQGTEVVKAILSKGELFGEKAILGEEKRNEFAQSIDNTTSICPVGIDTMHDLMRDNRTFSLKIYKFLGLRIKKLERRLQLILFKDTKTRFLEFMKELCEDYGYDCDKSGDKVIQHPYTQKDIASLIGTSRSNLNVLMNELKEENIIKFNRKEIRLLHKMAKTFAS